From Jeotgalibacillus haloalkalitolerans:
AATCCGTTTGTCTGTAAAGAAATTATTGAAGAATTGCCAGGAATCCTGGATGAACTTGGAGCAGATCATATTCATGATCTGAAAGGGAGGGCTTGGAAAGTTGGAGAAATTGCCAATCATCGCGCTTGATTTTACCGGAGCAGAAGCAAAACAGTTTTTGAAACAGTTTGATGAACATCTGTTTGTGAAAGTGGGAATGGAACTCTTTTATGAAAGCGGCCCGCCCATTATCCAAGATATCAAAGCAATGGGACATAAAGTTTTCCTGGATCTGAAACTGCACGATATACCGACAACTGTTCAAAAAGCAATGAAGCAGCTAGCAGCACTGGATGTAGACCTTGTGAATGTCCATGCAGCAGGCGGAGTGAATATGATGAAGGCTGCTGTAAAAGGGCTGAATGAAGGTTGTATAAATGGAAAGCGCCCTGAGATTATTGCTGTGACTCAGCTCACATCAACTTCAGAACAACAGATGCAAAATGAACAGCAGATACAGTTGAACCTCATTCAATCCGTTCAACATTATGCGGGTCTTGCAAAACAGGCAGGCCTGGACGGGATTGTATGTGCAGCAACTGATTGTCGTCACTTAATCAGTGAGCTTGGTTCTGATTTTAAATATATTACTCCGGGTATCCGGCCAAAAGGAACAGATGCAAACGATCAGGTGCGGACGGCTACACCTGCAGAAGCAGCACAGCTCGGAGCCTCAGCAATCGTGGTAGGCAGAGCCATTACAGGGAGCGAAGATCCTACCGGAAGCTATCGTCAAATAAAAAAAGAATGGAGCGGGACTGATGAATAAAAAAATGGCTGCATACCTCCTTGAAATAAAGGCAGTGGAATTAAATCCGGAGAACCCATTTACATGGGCATCCGGTATCAAATCACCAATCTACTGTGACAACCGGTTAATCATGTCATATCCGGAAATCAGATCTTACGCTGCAGACCAGCTGACAGAACTGATCAAAACAAATTTTGCTGAAGCGGAAATCATTGCAGGCACGGCAACAGCCGGAATTCCTCATGCTGCCTGGGTCAGTGAAAGACTGAATCTGCCGATGAATTATGTACGTTCTTCAGCTAAAAAGCATGGAAAAACGAACCAGATTGAAGGGAAAGTAACGCCTGGTAAAAAAGCAGTCGTTATTGAGGATTTAATCTCAACCGGCGGAAGCAGCATTGACGCTGTAAAAGCGCTTGAAGAGCAGGGGATCAAAGTACTAGGGGTTGCCGCACTATTTACATACGGCTTCAAAAAAGCAGAACAGCAATTCAAAGAAGCAGGTGTTCCTTACTATACAGTCACCAATTTCGACACACTGATCGAACAAGCCAGCGTACTGAACTATATCAGTCAGGACCAGGTAAATGAATTAGCGAAGTGGAAGAGCGAGTTTTAGTTAGAAGTGGTTATTAAGTAATTTTAGATAGAGGATTAATCTGGAGATACCATAATCAGCTGAACCTTGTAGTGTGGGACGGAGACTCCCGCCCCAGGAAGGGACAGGTGAGACCATCTATGCGAAGCATAGGGGGCTCACCGCCCGGGGGCAGGAAAGCGCAGTCCCACACGGAAAGGTTCGGCGGTTATAAAGAAACTATTATTTTTTTAATCGCCTGATTAATTCATCATCCGGTGTAACATACACAGTCTCCTGCTGCTCATAAATCACATAGCCGGGCTTCGATCCGCTCGGCTTTTTAACATGACGGATTTTTGTGAAATCAACAGGTACTGAACTTGATGCCCGGGCCTTACTGAAATATGCAGCAATCTTAGCAGCCTCCAGAATTGTCTCTTCATCCGGCTCTTTATCCCTGATGACCACATGTGAACCTGGAATGTCCTTTGTATGAAGCCAGATTTCATCTTTTCCCGCAGCCTTATTTGTCAGGTAATCATTTTGTTTATTATTTTTTCCGACAAGAATTAAAGTGCCATTGCTTGCAATATATTCTTCGAGTACAGGCTTTTGAGGTTTTGATTTTTTCTTCTTTTGTTTCTTTGCTTTCATATAGCCTTCTTCAGCCAGTTCTTCTCTGATTTCCTCGAGGTCAGATGGTGATGCAGAATCAAGCTGCTGCATCAGCTGATCAAAATACTCAATTTCCTTTTCAGCAATCGCAATCTGTTCCTTCACGACTTCCACAGCATTTTTTGCTTTCTGGTATTTAGTGAAATACCACTGCGCGTTTTCTGAAGGTGTTTTACGCGGGTCCAGTTTGATTGTGACTGCGGGAGAGTCTTCTTCATAGTAATTCAGCACTTCCACTTCAGGCATGCCGCGTTCCACAGCATAAATGTTAGCTGTCAGCAATTCACCGCTCAGCTGATATTTTCCCGCTTCTGCTGCCTGATCCAGCGTTTTGTTGAGTTTTTTTATTTTCAGTACGTTCTTATCTTTTTCATTTTTAATAAATCGTTCAAGGTCATGTCCCTGCTGTCTGACACGATCACGTTCAGCTTTTCCGAAATAATAGCGGTCAAGCAGCTGGCTGATTGTCGGATGTGATTCCGTTTGTGCATCTTTTAGTTGCTGAAGCGGATAAAGGTAGAAATAGTCTTTTCCGTTATGCTGCATAAAAGTGGGCTCATAGTCATGCGCTTTTACTCTTTTAAGCAGCTGACTGAACGCTTCATATACACGCTTTTTCTCAGTCAACCCTGCGCGTTCGATTACTTCTTTGGCAAACAGGGGAGACAGTCCGGCAAAATGCTGTACAAGCTGTTTATCAAGCTTCCCGCTGTTCCAGTCAATTGTCCGCAGAAAAATGTC
This genomic window contains:
- the pyrF gene encoding orotidine-5'-phosphate decarboxylase, giving the protein MEKLPIIALDFTGAEAKQFLKQFDEHLFVKVGMELFYESGPPIIQDIKAMGHKVFLDLKLHDIPTTVQKAMKQLAALDVDLVNVHAAGGVNMMKAAVKGLNEGCINGKRPEIIAVTQLTSTSEQQMQNEQQIQLNLIQSVQHYAGLAKQAGLDGIVCAATDCRHLISELGSDFKYITPGIRPKGTDANDQVRTATPAEAAQLGASAIVVGRAITGSEDPTGSYRQIKKEWSGTDE
- the pyrE gene encoding orotate phosphoribosyltransferase, which translates into the protein MNKKMAAYLLEIKAVELNPENPFTWASGIKSPIYCDNRLIMSYPEIRSYAADQLTELIKTNFAEAEIIAGTATAGIPHAAWVSERLNLPMNYVRSSAKKHGKTNQIEGKVTPGKKAVVIEDLISTGGSSIDAVKALEEQGIKVLGVAALFTYGFKKAEQQFKEAGVPYYTVTNFDTLIEQASVLNYISQDQVNELAKWKSEF
- a CDS encoding Rqc2 family fibronectin-binding protein, coding for MSFDGLFTRAITKELTDQLDGGRISRIHQPYQNELIMVIRAKGKNHKLLLSAHPSYSRIQVTEEQYDNPSEPPMFCMLLRKHLEGAIIESITQKEMERIIVFEVKGRNEIGDISYKQLIVEIMGRHSNIILVDKDRSMILDSIKHLNPSVNRARTILPGADFEWPPEQNKLNPFEVNEDIFLRTIDWNSGKLDKQLVQHFAGLSPLFAKEVIERAGLTEKKRVYEAFSQLLKRVKAHDYEPTFMQHNGKDYFYLYPLQQLKDAQTESHPTISQLLDRYYFGKAERDRVRQQGHDLERFIKNEKDKNVLKIKKLNKTLDQAAEAGKYQLSGELLTANIYAVERGMPEVEVLNYYEEDSPAVTIKLDPRKTPSENAQWYFTKYQKAKNAVEVVKEQIAIAEKEIEYFDQLMQQLDSASPSDLEEIREELAEEGYMKAKKQKKKKSKPQKPVLEEYIASNGTLILVGKNNKQNDYLTNKAAGKDEIWLHTKDIPGSHVVIRDKEPDEETILEAAKIAAYFSKARASSSVPVDFTKIRHVKKPSGSKPGYVIYEQQETVYVTPDDELIRRLKK